AGGGCAAATGTCTTGCAAAAATCCCTTCCATTAGCCACCTGAACCGGGAGGCAGAATAGATATAACATCACCGTCTTTAAGAAATACCTGAGACACATTTTCGGGAACAACACTTTTACCATTTAGTACGAAAATCAAACCTTCCTTTATTCTCCCATCTTTAAGTACTTTGTCTCTGATCTTTTTCGAAGTAACTTTTTCAACCTCATTCAGAACCTCATCAAGACTTACCTCTTCCCGTCCCGGGAAGTCAAGATGAAGTTCACCTGCTCCAAGCTCTGCTTTAAGATAGGTATAAACTTTAAAAATCACCTTCATAGTCTCAGTTTTCTGTCCAATAAATCAGTAGATGGTAATTCAACGAGAATATTGTAGACAAGTTCTACAGTTTTTTCAAAGTCTGAAAGCCGCATGATGGACATGGGCGAGTGTATGTATCTGCAGGGAACTGCAACCACGCCAGAAAAAACCCCACCCCTCTCAAGGTGAATTACGCCCGCATTGGTAGAACCGTAGATTGGGGTTTTATACTGGAACTCAATCCCGTTCTTTTCTGCAACGGCTTCGAAAAATCTGACAACCTTAGGATTTACAACAATACTCCTATCTATAATCGTTATCACAGGACCCTTTCCTATGTGTGAAGGCTGTTTATGTGGTGGTATATTGGGATTGTCAACAGCAATCGTACCTTCGACGCTCAACGAAAAATCGGGATCTACATTATATACTGCAGTTTTTGCTCCTCTAAGCCCAAGCTCTTCACCTGTTGTAAAGACAACAAAAAGGTCATATGGCAAATGAACATTTTTAAGTCTTTCCAGAACCTTAATCAAAACTCCACAACCGGCTCTATCATCAAAGGATTTGCCAACAATCACATCATCCGATACCACCTCAGCAGTTCCATAGAATACACCGGGATCACCCACAGAGATACCCTTTTCCTTAAGCTCCTCTTCAGAAATGGCTCCAATGTCAATAAACAGGTCCGTCACTTCAAATACCTTTTTCATTTCCTCCGAAGTTTGGACGTGGGGCGGTATGGTACCAATAACACCTCTTATCTTCTCACCCTTCCGGTTTTTAATAACGACTCTTTGACCTGGAAGAAGTCGCGGGTCGACCCCACCGAGCATCTGGAATCGAATAAAGGGCCCATTCAAATGAGAAACAATAAAACCAATTTCGTCCATGTGTGCATCGAGCATAACCCTTTTGTTTGACTTTCCTTTTTTAAGTGCTATGAGATTGCCTGAAGTGTCCTCGAAGATCTCGTCGACGAGGCCTGAGATATATTCTCTTATGACTTCCCTGACCTCGTCCTCAAAACCCGCTGGACCAAAGGCACTTGAAAGTTTAACAAGCAAGTCACGGGCACTCATGCTTTTTTACCTCTGAAAAAATCTTTTATTGAATCAATAACATAGTTAATTTCATCATCTGTCATTTCAGGAAAAACAGGCAAAGACAAGACTTCCTTCGTCGCTCTCTCTGCTACCGGAAAATCGCCCTCTTTATAACCAAGATAGGATAATGCGGGTTGCAAATGAAGTGGAATGGGATAATGGACCTGTGTCATAATACCCCTCTGATTCAGAAATGCTTTAAGTTCATCTCGTCTCTCTGTTCTAATGGTATATTGATGATAGATGTGAACATTACCTTCATCTACCTCGGGAACCTTAACATAGGGACTTAGCTCTCTGTTATAAATATTCGCTATTTCTCTGCGTCTTTCATTCCATTTATCTATATACTTCATCTTAACCCTTAAAAAAGCAGCCTGAAGGTTGTCAAGCCTGGAATTGTAACCCAGCGTTTCATGGTAGTATTTCCTCGGTGAACCATGAACTCTCAGCTTTTTAATGATTTCGTATATAGCCTCATCCTGAGTAGTGATAAGACCTCCATCCCCAAGACAGGAAAGATTCTTAGTTGGGAAGAAACTAAAAGTGCCAACGTCTCCAAATGTACCGAGGAACTTTCCGTTCCTTTTTGCCCCAAAACCCTGGGCTGTGTCTTCAATAACTTTTAAATTATAACTTTTTGCGATTTCAAGAATTTTTTCGATTTTAGCTCCTTGACCGAAGATGTGGACTGGAAGGATGGCTTTTGTGCGTTTTGTAATCTTTTCTTCGATCTTGGTTACATCAATATTTAAAGTTGTATCTTCAACATCAACAAATACTGGCTTAGCGCCAAGAATTGCGATCGTCTCTGCAGTGGCGAAAAAAGTAAAAGGTGTAGTTATTACTTCATCCTCTTTCTGCAAACCTATGGCGCGCAAAGCAAGGGTCAGGGCATCGGTCCCATTTCCCACACCCAGTGCATATTTACTTCCAAGATAATTTGCAGCTTCTTTCTCAAATTGTTCAAGTTCTTGGCCAAGAATGAACTGGCCAGATTCCACAACCCTTTTAAAGGCATCTGCCAGTTCTTCCATCATGGGTTTATGCTGCCTAACAAGGTCAATAATTTGTATTTTCATTGACAAGACCTCCTGCAATTAAAATTTAAAATTAATGGAAAAAGAAGCTTCCGTAAAATTCAACGACGAATTTACTTCAGCATCTATGCCAGTTTTTTTCAACCCTTTTGAAATTAAGTAGTCAATGCCACTGGCAACGTGGTTTAAAACAACAAGCCCAAGAATAAGAGTCTTCTGACTGCCGATTTCCCTGTATTTTTTGAGAAGCCTTTGAAATTGAAGGTAACTATCCAGGTTATTCCAGTTCCAATAAACCAAAGGTCTGTGTTCATTAACATACTCCTCTTGTTTTAAGGGGTCATCGGGATAAATTTGACGTGCTTCCCTGTAAAGGTTTTCAATATACTCATCATACGAAAGATCGCTTTCCACAATTCTCCATACACTATTATATGCAGGGGGTAATAAAACACCCGCATTTTCATACGCAAAAGCCCTGCTGTAATTAAAGAGGCTTCGGCTTTGATAACTTTTTACCCCGTAGTAAGANNNNNNNNNNAGTAAGAGATAAGGAGAATTTCAGAAGCAACATAAACATAACCCCTTTCATTTTTTTCGGCGAACAAATGGTACCCAGGAATTAATAAGGATGGGAGAATACCAGCATCCTTAGCAATTAATGCAGTTAGAATAAATTTCGTTAAAATATCTCTTCCTCCTCGAATTCTTTCTCGTGTGGAATTATTTCCACATCAACTACTATATCGTCTTCATTGGTATCCATTAATTTTGTTCCCATAGATGCACGTTTTTGCAGATTTATCTCAGAAGACTTTAATCTGATAACCTTCCCACTCTGCGTTAAAAGAATGATATGATCATTTTCGTTCACCATTCCGAGTTTTCTCAATTTACCTGTCTTATGCATTCCAGCAAGAATCTTGACTCCACCCGCACCCCTATGGTGAATTGGGATCTCCTGTGGATCAAAACGCTTTCCATAGCCATTTTCAGTGATTGTTAAGATCTCCCTTCCAGGAGTCACCTTAACCATTGAAACAGCGGTTTCCCCTTTAGCCAGTTTAATTCCTTTGACACCTGATGCTAACTCGCTGTGAACAGGGACTTCCCTTTCACTGAATCTTGTAGCCCTACCTGAATCCTTAGCAATAACAATTTCGTCATCTCCGCTCGTGATTACCACATCTACCACACGATCATTTTCTTTTAGGTTGATTGCCCGCTTTCCAGGTTTGCCTATTTTTGCAAAGAGACTTAATGGCGTTCTCTTTACTAATCCACGGGAAGTAGCAAATAGAAGATATTTTTCCTTATTGAATTCATCCCTTTTAAGAGAAAGGGCTGCTATTACCCTCTCCTCATCCTTTAGATTAATAAGCCTCCTAAGAGAAATACCTTTGTCTTGAAGTCCGCCCTCTTGAATTTCATAAGTCTTGATCTGATAGCATCTTCCCAGATTCGTAAATAGTAAAAGGTAGTTGTGATTTGAACTTAAAATGATTGAAACAGGATAATCATCGGAATAAGTCTTTATTCCCCTCTTTCCTCTACCGCCTCTCCTCTGCGCCCTAAAGGAAACAACAGGGGTTCTCTTTATGTAGTTTTTGTGGGTAATAGTAACAATGACAGGCTCATCGGGTATCAATTTTTCCACTTCAAAGGGTTTTAATTCACCCTCTGCAATCTCCGTCCTCCTATCATCTCCATATTTCTCTTTAAGTACCAGGAATTGTTTCTTAATTTCCTCCATCAAAAGCTGTCTATTCCCGAGTATCTCCCTAAAACGCGCTATTTCTTTTATACACTCCTCATACTCTTTTTCCACTTTGTTTCTATCCAATTTTGTTAAATTACCAAGTTTCATATCGAGGATAGCCTGAGCCTGTACTTCTGTCAGCTCAAATTTTTCAATTAAACGCTCTTTTGCCGCTTTTTGATCCTCTGAAGAACGAATGAGTTCTATAATTTCGTCAAGATGTTCTAGGGCTTTCTTAAATCCCTCAAGAATATGAGCCCTTTCTTCTCTTTTTCTTAAACGGTAGCTAATTACTCTCCGTGTTACATTCTCCTGGTGTTTCAAGTATTCAACCAAGAGGTCTTTTATGTTTAAAATCTTAGGAACATTGTCTACGAGAGCGAGAAAATTAAGTCCATAACTTTCCTGAAGCTGAGTATGCTTAAATAGTTTGTTGACAACGACATCTGGGTCAGCGCCACGCTTTAATTCAATTACTAATCTCAATCCCTCCTTATCAGATTCATCCCTGACTTCAGAAATCTCCGTTATAACTACATTTTTGACGAGGGTTGCTATCTTCGCTATCACGTTAGCTTTGCTTACTCTGTATGGAATTTCGGTGAATACTATGTTTATCCTGCCCCCCTGCTTCTCTTCAACATGATATTTACCTCTTACCATTATCGTGCCAGAGCCCGTAAGGTAAGCATCTCTTATTCCTTTTGTTCCTACAATTATTCCACCAGTTGGGAAATCAGGGCCCCTCAAATAGTGCATTATATCTTCTGCAGAAATGTCAGGATTCTCAATTAAGGCAACCAGCGCATCTATCACTTCCGAGAGATTATGGGGAGGTATTTCTGTAGCCATACCAACGGCAATACCATAGCTCCCGTTACATAAGAGGTTAGGAAACTTGGCAGGCAGTACAACGGGTTCTTGAAGTCTGCCATCAAAATTAGGGACGAAGTCTACTGCTTCTTCGTCAAGCCCTTCAAGGAGCTCAAGGGCTATTGGAGATAGCCTTGCTTCGGTGTAACGGTAGGCCGCCGGTGGATCGCCATCAATAGAGCCAAAGTTTCCTTGCCCCTGGATAAGGGGATATCGCATTGTAAAGTCCTGAGCAAGCCGAACGAGAGCCTCATAAACTGACTGGTCACCGTGGGGATGGTATTTACCGATTACTTCACCAACAACTGTAGCGGACTTTCTGAATGGACGATTGGGCAGTAAACCCAATTCCCTCATTGAGTAAAGAATACGTCGTTGCACAGGCTTAAGGCCATCTCTTACATCTGGTAAAGCCCTCCCAATGATCACGCTCATCGCGTAATCAATATAGGAGGACCTGATCTCGTCTTCTATTAATGTGAGAATTTCTCTGGAATTTCCGTTCTCCTCAAACATCATTTATTACCTGCCCCGTCCAATATTTTTCGAACAGGTGGAGCAGTATTTTGTCCAAGGTATTAATTCAAGCCTCTCCTCCTCTATCGCACCGCCACACCTTTCGCAGATACCGTACTTACCCATTGCAATTCTTTCTAAAGCCTCTTCAATTTCGTTAAGTTTCTGAAACTCGTTCTCATAAATCTTTTTTCTCAGATCATCCGACATAGTTAAATTGGCTAAGTCTTCAGGATCCTTTGGTTCCGACCACTCATCTTGGGTTTTGGCAATTAGTTCCTTCTCCGTTGATAGAATTTCCAAAATCTTCGCCTTTTCTTGAAGCAGGATTTTTTTAAACTTCTGAATATCCACGATAAACCTCCTCAAAGTATTGCTAAATTTTAATTCAAATCACCGGAACTTTCAATTTTTAGAGCAAACTCATCATTGGGCATGCAACTGATTATTACAACTAATTTTATTTAACGCAGCAAAGATTAAAAGTTGCGTAAGCTTATCAATATAAGAATACGTGCAACCTGTGGTAAACGATATTTAATATAACTGCAGAGCTTCCCCTTATCCCAATTTACGTTGTATTATTTCCCCGCACTTGATAGTCCAGAGTAAAAGAAGAAACCACAGTTCGACAGCCAAATAAACCCTGATTTCTTCCCATTTTGTCCAGTTTTTCCCATTTTTTTCTAAATTTATAAAACGAACTTCTCGCATGCCAGCTGCTATAGCGGTATATAAAAATATCAAATTAATCATAGATATGGAAAAGTTAATTTTGAAAAATTGATAAAGAATAGACAAATTCAAAAACATTAAAATTATCAGGAGTAAGCCTAACCGCGCCCTTTTAAGGGTGACTCCTGCTGAATAGAAGAACATTATGTTGGTAAACTCCATCAGAATATCCCCCAAAGAACAATGTTTGGAAGAAACCAGAGAGCACGTATTCCGGAAGCAAACGAAAAGATTGTGTACAGCACCACCACTAAGAATCGAATTGCAAACTCTTTTAAATATTTCTTATCCATGGTTTGATTATATCACCCCATATTAGTAAAATCAAAAAGAGCAATTAGAAGTTCCACCACTCCCATATATAGGTAGCATCAGCTGGTGAAGAGTATTGCATTGCTTTCAAATATGAGTAAAAATCAGTCCAAATATCAGGCCAATTTATATCTTAAGGATTGCGAGGAGGAAGATTATTAAGAAAATCCATAATAGCCTGATTTAATACACTATATGAAATCCCTGCAATAAGGCCCCATCCACCTGGTATCTCAGTAGATATTGCTGTAGCGCATAATGCGCTCAGAGCCACATATGCATAATTTGTTTGTGTTGCTTTTTCCTCTCCCAGAACTTCTCTGCAAAACTCATCCAGTAATTCAAGAGGCGGCGTCTTTGTAGGGTCAACATAGAAAAAGTTATTTTCACCTACAAAATTGGACATCTCTTCATAAACAACCGGCACTTCTTCGCTCTCTGTGTTAATGTCACCTTCAAAGATTTGCTTTAAACCTCTTGTTGTGTCACGGAATATCCATATACCGTGTATAAGCGTTAGCGAATCATCCATTGCTCTTACCTTTGCATTGATTATTTCACGACTCCCTTCTTTCGTCATTGCAGCTTCCTCAGTAAGCCGCCCCAAACTATCTTGATATACCTTACAAGCTAAAATAGAAATAATATCTTTACCAACGGTAAAAGCTAATATTCCAAAAGTGGTGTCTTTGCCAACCGCAACTCCGTAGTGTAATCCGAAAGTATCAAGGATGGTCGTACCCATTGTATCTATTGTATATTCACTCTCTGCCTCTATCGCTCGTATAGACCCTAAACCTTTTCTTAGTTTATATTCCTTTTTCCACATTTTCGTAGTATGTGGAAGAGTATCAGGGTTGATTCGTTGTTTAACTTCCTCATTTATTTTTCTTTTGAAGGGTAGGATTCCACCTATTATCTCCTCATATCTTTTGATCCCTTCGTATTTGTCCCACGAGCCATTATTATTTACAGACTCCGCATTCACTCCAGTGCTGCCTATTACTGTCAGTATTATGAGTATTATGGTTACTAAGCCCCACCTCTTCATACAACTCCTCACTTTTTAAATTTAGAAGGTTAACGTAATATAAAGTTGGTGGGGGAAAACAGTCAAGTAAATTGTTCGGGTTATTTTTGATAAACCTCTACAAATAAAGCACTACGATTAGTAACAAAAAATTTACAAAGGCTTAAATTTTACTTTTCAGTTTTTCAATAAGAATTGCATTTAACGGTATGTCTCCCAGGTACTTTATAACATGCCTGAGCTCCTTCCTTTCTTTTTCCGTAGTGATACCAGAATAGAGTGCTTTTAAAAGAATATCAGTCCTCATGAAATGAATCCTGTCCGTTTCTCCAAAAAAGCGTTTCAAGTTCAAACACCAGCCGAATTTAAATCCATGTTCCTTACAAATTTCATAAGATTCTCTTAATTTACCACCCACAGACAGCCAAATAATCCGTGAAAGTAGCCTCTCATCTTCACTCATTTTTCCCAGACTTCCTCAGCATGTTTTTTATCACCAAAATACATAAATCCCAGATACAAATACACCATCTCAACCCCGTGGAAATCATACACAGGGCTCAGCCTGTTCACCAGCTGTACGAGCAGGTCATGCCTTTTAAGCCTTATATAGAGGGAAACGAGAGGGCTTACGACCAGTCCTACTTAACTTTTCGCTAAAAGCCGTATAACCTGCTATATCCTGAAGTAACGACCATTCTGAAAACTTATAGGTATTCACTATGTACTATAGCGAAGATTTCTCCTAACCGGTGATTTTACTATAGCCTTCAGAAATACAATGCCAGATAAAGGTACAAAGAAAATCTCCAACCTCCTCATTTTCTTTCCTGTAAAAACCTTAACTATATCGCCTGGATACTCCCTTCACCATTAGCCTTGCGTCCAGGAGCATACTTTGCTCGCTTACCATATTATAACTAAAATTCCACGACTCGTCTAATAGCTGAATTACCTTAAAATTCCAGCAGAATCCGCCATCACTGCTTGGAAAAACTATATGAAGCGGTAATTCACACTGTTTACAGGAAGGAGCAATGTTATATTCACAACGAAAGCAGATTTTATAAAGTCAACATTCTATCTGTAAAATGAAGTTTAAAAAAAGGCCCGCAAATGCGGGCCTCAGGAACTTAAGGATCTGCTAAATGTTCTATCTCACTCTGTCACAAGATTTACATGACTTGGTAGATTTTGCACTTGTCTCTTGCCGATGAGGAAATCTAAAAGCATACACTTTTGATCCGCCTGAAATATTGAACCGCATTACTTCAACACCAGAACCGGCACCACCATGGTCATCTGTACCCGCTTCGAAAGTGCCTTCTGCAGGATTGCTTCCAGAAATAGGATTTATCAGTTCACCGTTGTATCTTGCACTAACTGCATAATGTGTAACACCTGAACCAACACAATCAGAGTAGAAATCTACTTTTACAATATAAGTACCAGTCAGTATTGTAGCCGTGTCAGGGTAAATCACATGTTCGTTATTGACACTATCAATAGCACAACCTGCGTTAGAATCTAGGTCAAGATATCCCCCCTCATCACTCATGGTATGCCCGTAATATATTTCCTCACTGTCGGGCTGAATAACGTGAAGGTCAATATCATTTAAGAGATCCCACGAAAGTGATATTTCAAGTTTTCCTCTCTGCACCTGAGCTTCTTGGACTACAAGCGTCTTTCTTGCACTAACATTACCGGCTTCATCTTCAAGACTAAAGAGAATTATGAAGGTATCTCTTGGTATAGAATTGCTCAATGTAAGTGTTATACGAATTGAATCACCTGCAAAGTTTACCGAGAAGTATCCTGAAGCTTCATCAACACCAACAAGCAGGTATTTTATGTCACCCTGTGGATCATTACCACTTACAGAAATGATATTAGTACCTCCAGGGACTATATAGCTGTTGCCAGAAACACTAGTTATCACAGGCCTCTCAGAGTCTGAACCCCGGGGATCGGGCATTGAACCATCATGTTGAGTGGCATCTTGAATCGTAAAGAACGAAGTTATGCTCGGATATTCGTTCTCTTCTTCTTCCTGTTTTCTACACATACTGAACGCTAATAACAGCGCCATTGCTACCAACATTAGATAGCTTTTATATTTCATTGCACTACCTCCTCTTTTGTTTTTTCAAATATACACTAAAAAGTGGGGTTTGTCAAGAGCACTGCCCTTAAAAGCATAAGAAATTCTGCATCATGACTCACGAAATAACCGTGTAAAAAACTGAGATTATCAGACATTGCAAAACCAGGAAAGGATGTTCAAAAGACGCCCACAACAGCTTAACGTGGAATCACAACAGAATTTTTCTCGTAGTATGTGAATAGAAATGCAGAGAAAAGTTAATCCAACTAACTATGGCGTGCAAAATTTCTCATTGTACCTCCCGTTTTAAAACTGGAAGCTCTTTTTTATAAATTTTT
The genomic region above belongs to bacterium and contains:
- a CDS encoding MoaD/ThiS family protein, with the protein product MKVIFKVYTYLKAELGAGELHLDFPGREEVSLDEVLNEVEKVTSKKIRDKVLKDGRIKEGLIFVLNGKSVVPENVSQVFLKDGDVISILPPGSGG
- a CDS encoding M42 family metallopeptidase, which codes for MSARDLLVKLSSAFGPAGFEDEVREVIREYISGLVDEIFEDTSGNLIALKKGKSNKRVMLDAHMDEIGFIVSHLNGPFIRFQMLGGVDPRLLPGQRVVIKNRKGEKIRGVIGTIPPHVQTSEEMKKVFEVTDLFIDIGAISEEELKEKGISVGDPGVFYGTAEVVSDDVIVGKSFDDRAGCGVLIKVLERLKNVHLPYDLFVVFTTGEELGLRGAKTAVYNVDPDFSLSVEGTIAVDNPNIPPHKQPSHIGKGPVITIIDRSIVVNPKVVRFFEAVAEKNGIEFQYKTPIYGSTNAGVIHLERGGVFSGVVAVPCRYIHSPMSIMRLSDFEKTVELVYNILVELPSTDLLDRKLRL
- a CDS encoding DegT/DnrJ/EryC1/StrS family aminotransferase; amino-acid sequence: MKIQIIDLVRQHKPMMEELADAFKRVVESGQFILGQELEQFEKEAANYLGSKYALGVGNGTDALTLALRAIGLQKEDEVITTPFTFFATAETIAILGAKPVFVDVEDTTLNIDVTKIEEKITKRTKAILPVHIFGQGAKIEKILEIAKSYNLKVIEDTAQGFGAKRNGKFLGTFGDVGTFSFFPTKNLSCLGDGGLITTQDEAIYEIIKKLRVHGSPRKYYHETLGYNSRLDNLQAAFLRVKMKYIDKWNERRREIANIYNRELSPYVKVPEVDEGNVHIYHQYTIRTERRDELKAFLNQRGIMTQVHYPIPLHLQPALSYLGYKEGDFPVAERATKEVLSLPVFPEMTDDEINYVIDSIKDFFRGKKA
- the gyrA gene encoding DNA gyrase subunit A → MMFEENGNSREILTLIEDEIRSSYIDYAMSVIIGRALPDVRDGLKPVQRRILYSMRELGLLPNRPFRKSATVVGEVIGKYHPHGDQSVYEALVRLAQDFTMRYPLIQGQGNFGSIDGDPPAAYRYTEARLSPIALELLEGLDEEAVDFVPNFDGRLQEPVVLPAKFPNLLCNGSYGIAVGMATEIPPHNLSEVIDALVALIENPDISAEDIMHYLRGPDFPTGGIIVGTKGIRDAYLTGSGTIMVRGKYHVEEKQGGRINIVFTEIPYRVSKANVIAKIATLVKNVVITEISEVRDESDKEGLRLVIELKRGADPDVVVNKLFKHTQLQESYGLNFLALVDNVPKILNIKDLLVEYLKHQENVTRRVISYRLRKREERAHILEGFKKALEHLDEIIELIRSSEDQKAAKERLIEKFELTEVQAQAILDMKLGNLTKLDRNKVEKEYEECIKEIARFREILGNRQLLMEEIKKQFLVLKEKYGDDRRTEIAEGELKPFEVEKLIPDEPVIVTITHKNYIKRTPVVSFRAQRRGGRGKRGIKTYSDDYPVSIILSSNHNYLLLFTNLGRCYQIKTYEIQEGGLQDKGISLRRLINLKDEERVIAALSLKRDEFNKEKYLLFATSRGLVKRTPLSLFAKIGKPGKRAINLKENDRVVDVVITSGDDEIVIAKDSGRATRFSEREVPVHSELASGVKGIKLAKGETAVSMVKVTPGREILTITENGYGKRFDPQEIPIHHRGAGGVKILAGMHKTGKLRKLGMVNENDHIILLTQSGKVIRLKSSEINLQKRASMGTKLMDTNEDDIVVDVEIIPHEKEFEEEEIF
- a CDS encoding TraR/DksA C4-type zinc finger protein translates to MRRFIVDIQKFKKILLQEKAKILEILSTEKELIAKTQDEWSEPKDPEDLANLTMSDDLRKKIYENEFQKLNEIEEALERIAMGKYGICERCGGAIEEERLELIPWTKYCSTCSKNIGRGR